The sequence ACCCGACGCTGATGGTGGTCTCTTGAAAACCAAGCGAGCGAGTGGGGAGGAGCAACGTGACCTGACACTACTTACAATAATAATTTGGTGTGGTATTTTTTTACGATTTCATTAATATATAAATAACTAGTAGGTAGGATGAGATCCGTTACCAGAACAAATCATATAAAAAATGTGTTGTTCGCTTTTTTACCTTTTTAATTTATTCTTGCCACATTTATTCTTGTAAACTGTACTCGGCCGGAGCACATCTGGAAATATCGAGCGGCCGCGTTAGGTGCACGCAGGCTGACGGGCCTTTGTCACCATACGAGAGTAGAGACTGGCCCAATAAATCACGAGCTGAAATGATAGAATAGAAGGCCTGAATGCCTGATCGGTGTGCTGGCCTCTTGGCGATAATCAACTCCTGTGACAGGGATGGAGCCAGCAACCCAAACTAGAGGCAACAGCCCACCTGGACGGGAAGTGCCAAGAAAAGCAGTGCTAATGTCAGTCTCTACTGTATATAAGTCGTGGTTACCATCCCTCCTTCCGTATTTAAATAATGACTAACACAAATACTGTACATTGCGACGTTACAAATTTATATACTTACTGTATTAAAGCTGCAAGGGTAGCCTGTCTCCGGTTCTGCCATCCATAATCTACATCGTCTATATATATCATCAAATCTACATCGTCCGCTACCAGCCCCATCCGACGCACCCCGCCCCTAAACCCCAGCCGCATCAGCGCCACCAGCCTCATTCGTCCTCCTCGCCCCATCCGCATCCGCCGCCAGCAGCCGAATGCCTCACAGGCCGACCTCCCGCCCCATCCGCATCCGCCACATGCCACACATGTCCAACACCGCCAGCCTCATCCGGGAGCCGTGAGCAACCTCCCACTCCCCACCAACGCGCCTTCGCCTCACCTCGCGATGCCCGAGACCTGCAATAGTCACCGCCTTCCCCTGAGCGGCTGAGATGCAGCTCCACGCCCGTCTGCGTCCCCCCACCGCAAGAGCCACGTTGTGCCTGCCGCCAGCCCCGACACCTCCAGATGTTGCCTCTATCCATCATCCGAgcttgccgcccccgcccccaaaCCCAGACCCCCTGCAATCGCGAGGAAGGGGAGGACGCTGTTGCGCGTCGCTAAGCATCTTCGCGCCCCTCAGTGCTGCTAAGGAGCCCTATCTATCCCTGATGGCGCCCCAACCCTTTGTAATATCTCCACCTCGGCCATGGGCATTGCAACCCTCGATTCAATCTCTCCTCTTCGATCTCAGTATTTAAGAATTTGAATGAGATTTAGGAGCAATTGAAGCCATTGGACATTGGTTGCACAACTTGATAAAGTGAATAATCTGCTTGCGTCTGAGTTTGGGAGTCTATAAACATGGGGAAGAGCAAATATTGGTGCCTTTGTAATTGGTGACCCTGCTACAACTATTTTTTTCTATGAATTCACAAGGGCAATATGGTACACCAATGCCATACATTGGACAGACAACAATAAGACTTCCATATACCTTCTTGGTTGTATATCTTACATATTTATCCCAAAATGAACTTTTAAATCATATTAATCCATTATCTGCACATAAGTTCTCTTCACTTCCCTACTACCCATCAAAAAAAGAAAAACGCCTTGAATTGAATTAGAAGTTTTCACATTTGTACCTTTTGATAAATGATATTATGGTATCTCCATAAAAAAGTTCTCACTAATGCATTTATTTGTTTAACATGGAGTCACCACAAATGTGCTTATCTTGTTGCACTTTACATTATAGGCATACCTTTCCTTGTACAGTGAGATATCTATTTCATTTTTCAGGTTGAAGTTGATCTTTTGAATTATGGTGTGATAGAAGGTGATGAATCATGTAAACATTTTTCTGAACTAAAAGTCTTACCTCCATGGATGATCAAAGATGGCACGAATCTTAAAAAGGAACAAAGAGGAGAGAAAATTGAGTCACAAAAACTTGAAAAATATGAAGCCAGAGATGACAAGAAACATGACTCGAAATATGATCAAAGTGTATAGGTCAGTTCAGTAATGAACATATACTAAACTTTATAGTAAAGAGTATACTATTCATTAAATTTTATTTTATGTTTTTATCCTATAGGAAGAATACATAAATGCATATTATGAGGCTTTGAGGAAAAAATTGGAAGAGGAAGAAGCAAAAAAGCAGAATGTAGCATGAAGGCAAGATTTTTGTCCCTGATGCTCAAAGGGAACGCCAAGTTGGTAAGAAATACAAGCACGATGATGATGGTGAAGGCATTGAATAGGAAGAGCATCAACCTACAGTTGTAGGTAATTTTGCTTACTCGGATCTTTTAGGTTCAaccattttagtttctatattctaTAACTGAAATGCACGTGTTCATAAAATTTGAAATTCTGCGTATGTTAAGTTTTTCCCAACCTATCTTCAAACTATATAAGAATTATTATCTAATATAAATAGTACATTGACAATAATGTACACAGAAATCCATGTATTTAATGTGTGGACATGGTATCATCATGTCTGACTAACCCTTTTTATTTTAATTGAATGAAGTTCGTACATGTATGTGAggtattttttattttctttctacTATAAGCCTTGCTTAGATACTgatctaagagcatctccaagggaCAAACCAAAAATCCTGGAGGTTCTCACATGAATACGGTTTAGATAAGGGATAAACCGAGGAAAACCACATAAAGGCTGCCTCGAACCTATGATTTGGTGACCCAGTGAAACAAACATCTCTCACTACTGCACTAGGCCTGAAATTGTTTACGAGCATCCCAAGGGTCTTACTTAAATTCACTCTCTAAATTTTAATTTGCGAGCCATTTTCATAAAAATATGTTTTTATAGGTTTTTTACCTTCTAACAATTTTTATGTATCTTGTACGCACTCTAGAGAACCAACCCACTCTCTATTCTTTATTTACTGTATGTTATTTAGGTCTGCTAAGCAAAAAATTGATATTCTTCCTCAATCTTTTACCATGTTTAGATAATTTTGGGGGGTTTTAGGATAAAGTTTGTGAAGGGCTTCACTTTTTTGTTTGTAATTAGCATTTAACTCAAAAGTTTCCCTTGAAATTCAAGTTGATTTTGAGAAGTATGAAGGGATGATTGAGTTCATGGAGAAGGTGGTAATACAATTGATTCTATGGAGCTCACTGGAGGAGCACTACCTTTTGTTAGTTGCCTGCAAGAATGTCTTTGGAATCCGATCTGCTTCATGGTGCATCTTATCCTCGATTGAGTACATGGAAGAAGGTTGTGTCAACATGGATTGTGTCACTCTCATCGAGGACTACCATAACAAGATTGAATTTGAACTCAATAAGATCTATGATGGAATCCTCAAGCTCTTTGCTTCCCACCTTCCCCCCTCACTAACAGTTCCAAAGTCCAAGGTCTTctacctcaagatgaagggtgATTACTACAGGTATTATTGATAATATTATTGTGCTTTAAGTTTCCTCTAAATTATGTTTTGCTGCACTGAAGTATTTTTAGTTCAATTCATGTGTATCAGGTACCTTGCGGAGTTTGAAACTTGATATAGGAGAAAAGATGCAGCCAAGAATACCATGGTGGCACACAAAATTGCTCGGTTAATTTGCTTATCCTTAAATTCACGGTTCTCGTATTAAATTTGCTGGCTAGGACATTAACCTTTTTATATGTACAATCGATCATTTAATTGATGTGTTTCTAAATGAACCAAACAATGAGTGGCATGCTGGCACTTGAGGGGATCAGTGGCGACAATAAGAGGAGGGTTAGCATTGCCCTGCAGATACTCATGAGGCCTCGACTGCTCTTCCTAGACGAGCCCACCAATGGTCTTAACAGGTACGCGCTTGCTTCTGTTTCATGCCTATCATATGGGTGCGATGCCCAAGTCACAACTGATGCAACCAAGAAAACACGCAAAAATGTGGAGTGCTTCGGCGTTCTTCATGGCAGATGTTGCGGGGGCTGTCAGCTAGTAAAATTTTAGAGTTTTATGATCCTCATAGCCTAGCATCTAAACAAAGTATTCAAACAATAAGGTAGACCAAGCATTTGCCTCTATATGGTCAAACTAATCCACTTTTCCATCAACATAGGTCCTAACGTAACCATAACCCACAAAAAAAACCCTTATGACGAACCTCTACACTAAACTCAACATTGTCAACATCCGCAGGTAAAAAAATATGTGCACTGTtatacctgtcggggaccataattaggggtacccccaagacttctaatctcagctggtaacccctatcagcacaaagctgcaaaggcctgatgggtgcgaacaAGTCAAAGCTCGGTCcacccaagggacacgatctcgcctcgcccgagcccagcctcgggcaggggcagccgaccccggaggatttacgtctcgcccgagaaccccctccagcaacggacacaccttcggttcACTCGagacccagtcttcgccaagaagcaaccttggtaaGTCGCTAcgtcgaccgaccgtatcgcaggagcatttaatgcaaaggtggcctgacaccttatcctgacgcgcgcccttcagtcgacagagccgaagtgaccgcagtcacttcgccgctccactgaccggcctgacaagaggacagcgccgcctgcgccgctccgactgctgagccactcgacagactgaggctgacagcagccaagtccggcctcgggcgccataggaaactccgcatcgcccgacctcagggctcggactcgggctcagccccggaagacgacgaactccgcatcgcctgaccccagggctcggactcgggctcagccccggaagacgacgaactccgcatcgcccgaccccagggctcggactcgggctcagccccggaagacgacgaactccgcctcgcccgaccccagggctcggactcgggtttggccccggaagacgacaaactccgcctcgcccgaccccagggctcggactcaggctcggccccgggagacgacgaactccgcctcgcccgaccccagggctcggactcagccctagcctcagccgacggtctccgcctcgcccgacccaggggctcggactcgacctcggcctcggaagacagactcgacctcgacctcggaggagcctccacctcacccaacccagggctcggaccgaccacgtcacaggaggcgccatcattaccctaccccaagccaactcagctacggggaacaagaccggcgtcccatctggctcaccccggtaaacaagtaatgatggcgccccgcatgctccatgacgacggcggctctcagcccccttacggaagcaaggagacgtcagcaaggactcgacagccccgacagctgtccttccgccaggctccagcgctcctccgacggccacgacaccacacagactaggtgccaaaacctctccggctgccacgacggcatgtacttagggcactagctcttctctgctggacacgttagcacactgctacacctcccattgtacacctggatcctctccatacccctataaaaggaaggtacagggccctcttagagggggttggccgcgtggggaaggacgggacgacgctcgcgtaagcctctcgctccctcccgcgtggacgcttgtaacccctgtcggcgtttcgagaccggggggtccctgggccgacgagtgaatgtcgtcgcgtgccccagcctagatgggtcgagcgcgagggcgagcgcgaaggggggagagcgaggcggccggagaccggcatgagagaggtgggaatcccgcggccttcgtgttcgtcccgcgcccaggtcgggtgcgcttgcattagggggttacaagcgtccacgcgggagagggagcgagcggctccaagcgagcgcctgtctcgtcctcgtccccgcgcgaccaaccctctctaagagggccctggtccttccttttataggcgtaaggagaggatccaggtgtacaatgggggggtgtagcagagcccaagtccgagccctgggtcgggcggagcggagttcgtcgtcttctggggctgagcccaagtccgagccctaggtcgggcggagcggagttcgtcgtcttctggggctgagcccaagtccgagccctgggtcgggcggagcggagttcgccgtcttccgggacttagcccgagtccgagccctgggtcgggcggagcggagttcaccgtcttccgggacttagcccgagtctgagccctgggtcgggcggagcggagttcgccgtcttccggggctgagctcaagtccgagccctgggtcgggcgaagcggagcttcctatggtgccttcggcagggcctgactgcccgtcagtctcactctgtcaagtggcaccgcagtcggagcggcgcaggcggcgctgtccttctgtcaggccggtcagtggagcggtgaagtgacggcggtcactttggctctgccggccggggggcgcgcgtcaggataaaggtgtcaggccacctttgcattaaatgctcctgcgatttggtcggtcggtgcgacgatttagtcagggttgcttcttggcgaaggcagggcctcgggcgagccggaaatcctccggggtcggctgcccttgtccgaggctaggctcgggcgaggcgtgatcgagtcgctcgaatggactgatccctgacttaatcgcacccatcaggcctttgcagctttatgctgatgggggttaccagctgagaattaggagccttgagggtacccctaattatggtccccgacagtagcccccgagcctcgaagggagtgttagcactcgcttggaggctctcgtcgcacttttttgcaaggggaccagcctttctcggttgcgttttgttccggtgggtgcgcgcgagcgcacccgccgggtgtagcccccgaggcctcggaggagtggtttcactccttcgaggtcttaatgcctcgcttaatgcttcggctggtctggttgttccctcatgcgagctggtcgtagcccgggtgtacggtcgggtcccaagttctcgggctggtatgttgacgctgtcaacggttcggccggagccgggtttgcgagagcagcccccgagcctctgcacagggcgagagggcgatcagggacagactcggcttttttacatacgcccctgtgtcgcctttccgcaaggagaaggggggaaagcgccatgttgccctcgatgggcgccgaacatggtgtctccggtgagctgcaagcgggtaatccgagtggacgtctgtgccccgttcgttaggggtcggctaggggcccagaggcacgcccaaaagtacctgcgggtgatctgccggacccggtcccctggcaacggggttcgagggctcgatgcctccctctgatgggattccgttacaagatcgttcccgctggtctcggaaatgtcctagggtacctcgggagcgcagcccgagccttggttatgtatcgaacgtacccatggtcatccctcgctcggcgtttgaggcggctgtgaacccttcgggggccagccttcgaacccctgatcagtaatgggcgcggagcccgagtagcctgaggcggccgtggggcccttccgaggggccggccttcgaacctctgaccagtagtgggtgtagggcccatgcgatctgaggcggctgtcgaacccttccggggggccagccttcgaacctctgatcagtagggaggctcggagcctggttccttcatggggaaggatccttttcggggtatccccctttcccggtccctgttgcaagagagagaaagaggaaaaaggaaaaggatacgaaatcgaacgacgcggcgtaccttttttggcgcggttattatggcgaaggcgaagcgtcgcccgcttctcctgccaaaggcgccgcctgtcctgccgcggagttaatgcgacggggcgagtggttggcggggcggccgttgcgccaagggtcctctagcttagttaaagggaccccttggccgctcttggatgagccgaggccaggggtagcgatatcagcatgaacaggggcagagttggctcgaaaatgaaacatggttggccggagcctagctgggtcgtccgttagcaggaccgacgccggagttgaccagccgaagcctcgggtcgggctggcaccctcggaggacggctggccgaggccccggggtgactggccgagccgcctgctcgggccggattcccggagaagaccctggcagcgattgcccgggcgtggtgatgacgtcgtccttcagagtggagatcctcggaccacgtcgccgtccgaggctaggtcggacctcgccaaaggtgtcgtcgatgctaagggtgctgctgcccccttccagcgtcaagacccgagcctgcaggatcagattgtcttgtagcgtgtgtctcctgcggccgccgaggccagaacacaccctcgctgtgttgtaaagctgcatctcttttcctcttgtttcgagtatctggacttttttgtcggtaacagggatgtttgtgtgagtgagtgttgcttctcgcggaaggtgatgagtgaggtatccgtatcccggaggcgtaggagtccctcggctcggtcggccttaccgcttacgcgcactcttacccgtccatgaggctctgtcaccgactcagtcgagaaggctcgaaggatcgcttcggcagaagaacttccgaacgtgaagacttgttcggtccgtggaatcacttatccgaacgtgagttacttatcgcagaaggtgatgagtgaggtatccgtatcccggaggcgtaggagtccctcggctcggtcagccttggctgcttacgtgtactccgtcgttttcaggatccacttttcgaagtagtcaaaaaacacgaaagacattctggcagaagagatcttttttcgaggaaaatttcaacgcaggggggttcccccccttttagcccccgagggagggtcgggctttgccgagacgaggccgacccttccttgatgactaaactttgcatgggtgcgaggtatatgaacaacttgaaaacatcttaagggtagaagcgacgtagctgttggatgttccaagcgttgccgtagacctcgccttgactgttggccagcttgtacgttccgtgcttcagaaccttggcgatgacgaacggtccctccc is a genomic window of Zea mays cultivar B73 chromosome 5, Zm-B73-REFERENCE-NAM-5.0, whole genome shotgun sequence containing:
- the LOC100274374 gene encoding uncharacterized LOC100274374 produces the protein MIEFMEKVVIQLILWSSLEEHYLLLVACKNVFGIRSASWCILSSIEYMEEGCVNMDCVTLIEDYHNKIEFELNKIYDGILKLFASHLPPSLTVPKSKVFYLKMKGDYYSSIHVYQVPCGV